A DNA window from Macadamia integrifolia cultivar HAES 741 chromosome 4, SCU_Mint_v3, whole genome shotgun sequence contains the following coding sequences:
- the LOC122076421 gene encoding transcription factor MYB36-like: protein MDDNPYTQGLSNSAFERLQLHMQLQSLQNPSFFDNPALWPRLHPLGERALLQLQHGLNNDSSTTTQMPQLVPHTQTVVPSQKVVFHEFSSSATSVNIEGGDNSITTNNRKQQDEMENSMINEVFSSLESSTVASIAFNNRSEAAAMGTIMSSSQLNGMRMEQSSMNNIQSLSGLQTELNELIHGQNGGGFATNEDQMTTEFDCFKEMGDTSKDSMISWWANDFDTKSSSSNSWNATSVLHSEGMFQDYVLGYDL, encoded by the coding sequence ATGGACGATAACCCATACACGCAGGGCTTAAGCAACTCAGCATTTGAAAGATTGCAACTCCATATGCAACTGCAAAGCCTCCAAAACCCATCTTTTTTTGACAACCCTGCTCTTTGGCCCAGGTTGCATCCCCTTGGAGAAAGGGCATTATTGCAACTCCAACATGGCTTGAATAATGATAGCTCCACTACGACCCAGATGCCACAATTAGTCCCTCACACCCAAACGGTAGTACCCTCGCAAAAAGTTGTGTTCCATGAATTTTCTTCATCAGCGACCTCAGTTAATATTGAAGGAGGAGATAATTCTATAACTACTAACAACCGAAAACAACAAGATGAAATGGAGAATTCGATGATAAACGAGGTGTTTTCATCATTAGAGAGCTCCACCGTTGCATCAATTGCATTCAACAACAGATCAGAAGCGGCAGCAATGGGTACAATCATGTCATCGTCCCAACTAAATGGCATGCGTATGGAACAATCAAGCATGAACAATATTCAGTCATTATCTGGCCTACAAACTGAATTAAACGAATTAATTCATGGCCAAAATGGTGGAGGATTTGCAACGAATGAAGATCAGATGACGACAGAATTTGATTGTTTCAAAGAGATGGGGGATACTTCCAAGGACAGCATGATCAGTTGGTGGGCTAATGATTTCGACACAAAATCATCGTCTTCAAATTCATGGAACGCCACTTCTGTTCTTCACAGTGAGGGGATGTTTCAAGACTATGTTCTAGGGTATGATCTATAG
- the LOC122076422 gene encoding biorientation of chromosomes in cell division protein 1-like produces MTLDISEVSLDEAEEEKPMEVEGQLGDDAGVVGRGAEGDGGDANGAVGGGGAGRGASGASGGVSKGAGGVGGDAGGVPPLDPQTMGSTVASSRSTRDVRPYGHNDVMAHLDTTTNLLRRMDNRLESMDSNYYLIDNRVASLEA; encoded by the coding sequence ATGACACTGGATATAAGTGAGGTCTCACTTGATGAGGCTGAGGAGGAAAAACCAATGGAGGTGGAGGGTCAACTGGGAGATGATGCCGGGGTTGTTGGCAGAGGTGCTGAGGGAGATGGTGGAGATGCTAATGGGgctgttggtggtggtggtgctggtaGAGGTGCTAGTGGAGCTAGTGGTGGTGTTAGCAAAGGTGCTGGTGGGGTTGGTGGTGATGCTGGTGGTGTTCCACCACTTGACCCACAGACTATGGGTTCCACTGTTGCCTCTTCCCGTAGCACTAGGGACGTGAGACCTTATGGTCACAATGATGTGATGGCCCACCTGGACACCACCACAAACCTTTTAAGGAGGATGGATAACCGGCTTGAGAGCATGGACAGTAATTACTATCTCATAGACAATAGggtggcctcccttgaggcatag